Genomic DNA from Dioscorea cayenensis subsp. rotundata cultivar TDr96_F1 chromosome 1, TDr96_F1_v2_PseudoChromosome.rev07_lg8_w22 25.fasta, whole genome shotgun sequence:
tatagataAACTATTACACATTACTTATTTACATGTAACCATAAATCAAGAAAGGGTCAAATGTTTCACCTTTAATATgaaagttaaatattttattactagATTATTACGAAGGTGagctcaattaattaattaactgatcaaatattttttttcacagtaaattaaaatatttcatgaGTTAAAAAACCAATTATCGAGTCAACCACTAACTAGCTTTATTTACCTCTTGAAATTATGCATGAGTACATATCATaattagagaaaaagaaaacgTTCGTTAAGACAGAAAAGAAATGCATTCAAGACCACATGGACTACATCACACTCTTTTTAGAAAACTTTTCTCTCACTTTATAATGCTTGCaaagctcatatatatatatatatatataaagttatgaAATTTATTAGCTTGTATGACATTTGCACCAACTACATTCTACCTACAATGGAAACCTTGCTTGCTTTGTTATCTTTGCATGTCAAAGATGCTGATGTATATCACATGGTTTTCCTAAAACTCCTAATTAACTAACACATGCAATTGATTTGTTGctatttcatattatatataaatatttaaatagcgtagataaaccactgatttattattttattagaatccattattattttgatattaattaaCCGACGATTAATCTAATTCCGACAAATTGGATCAAAATTGGCATCAGCTTGACCTATCATAACTTTAATCTGCAAACTGCCTCTCTATTCCATCCAGgcaaaaattttccaaaatggCTTATGAAGACTGTCAACAACAATGGTTACTCTAAATAATGTAGCATTTGTTTTTGGTGTCAGTTTTAGttactttttctctctatttttaggttttatttctggtttttttatttttctgtgatcttttttcttcttctaaagcTTTTTaaccccaaaataaaaaacatcaagaaatttAGATCCGCATAAAAAAATGCACAAAGGTGTATATAACAATAACTAAGTAAAATTTTAGAAGAGAAACtaagtaaaattttaaacaacaaacaaatgcATAAAGGCGTATATAACAATaacagaaaaatatatatttagagtGAATGAATATCATATGTGGATTAATACAATATTTCCCCAATTTAAACTATATATGTTGTTCATTTGACCAGTTCCTTGAGTCCTTAGTCCTAATAATACATATCTTCTTACCTGATGTTCTCTAAAAAATTGggaaattttaatcaaatatccaaacaaaataataaaaaaaagaagattacaTTAAACCCTAGATCTTCATGCTTATTCTAAATATTATAAAGCATAGAAAGAGTCTTCATTCTTTGGTCTTTTTGGTGAGCTGTGGACTAAGAGACCACCAATGGATTTGTTTCTTGAAACCCTAACTTAAAACCTCAGTAAACTTTGACATACATTTATATAATAGAATTGTAGTATCCGGGATTTGCATACCTAGATTTTCCGGTCAATTTAATCCATTGAAGAGTTCATCGCTTTGACCGATAATGTTCTTCGCCCTATAACCAGAACACATAAAGAAATCAACAGCTTCATAGACTTGGATTAAAGTATGTACAACAACTCatgttgaaaattttgaatgtTTAACGGTCGTAAATTGAATGAAAGAACCTAAATCAATGAATATATCTAATGTATCCGACATATTCTAGTGCGAAGAGCCGAATTAAGCATGATGGTATCATGTGCCTGAGATTAAGTTTTCTTCGCAAGGACTTGATCCTCACTGCCGCCTTCGTGAGGTTGAAATGGATCAACCCAATTTTCATCGTCTTTAATAGCACGGTCCCATCGATCCTGAAATTTTTGAAGTTCCAATGTTGCTTGTTTCCTAACCTGCATGGCCATAATGTCGCGTAATCATACTCAGTGAGGACACAGTTGTCAAAATGAGCTGAACCGAATAAAACTAATACGATGTATATCACACCTTGATTCGATGCATAGATTGATCAACACTCTTTTTCTGTATTAACAAGAAAGTCAAAGATGATTTACATGTGAAATAGTTTCAGAGGATCGGAAAAATGATTGCTGATATGTTCATTACCTGAGGTTGGTTCTGTATTATCATACCTTTTGATGTTTGGACACGACGAAGAAAGGTATTCTGAAACAGAGAAGGGATAACATACAAATAAACCCAAATCCATAGTATTAACAAACTTAATTATTGGTTTGTTTCAAGGAGCATCAAATTTGAATGTTTAACTGGTTCAGAAAACTACCTGTTCTTCGGAGAACCCGCCTAAGGTCTTCACTCCTTGATGGACAACATACTCACTATCTATCACTCCAACCCTTTTAGTACGATCGCCCTGCAAAACCAGCATTGAGATCCAAATACTGTCGACCACATAATGATAGTATAGAAATGCATGAGAGGATGTCAAGCAGAAATCCAAACAATATAACATCGAAtactaaaagcaaaaaaaattcaGTGGAAGTATACATAATAAGCTTCACATAATAAGCAAAAGAAATCCAACCTGAGCACAATATCCAAGTTTGTAATCGATTCCCCATCCGTGAATCAAATCATTctgtccaaaataaaaatataaaatcaacgACCACCTTCACaaatttgatcaataaatgCAATATCTACTTGTACAATTATTCTAATCATGAATTTGTATTAAAATTCGAATCATGAAGGCTCAACCAATCACTCAGATGTTCTCCTCTGTATATTTCCCCCCGGAAAAAACATGATCTTTTCATATTGTAGATggagaaaaatatatagataaactGAACCTTGGACACAGTAAATTATTCACTTCAGTTGTAGTTGTAACCAATGAAAAGTGGAAGTTCTTATCAGGACCAAAGATTGTGTTAGGTTCAGAAATTCCAAACCCtgaaaaatgaaggaaaaagttCACTATTACCTGAATAAGATGCCAAACACAACGCCATGCCGGCCTTGAAAATACAGGAGCCATTCCCTCCACAAATCTAcacataataaaatagaaaaaaataataagaagaagaatcaTCATTTTGGAAAACCTTAAATAAAAACACTCTAGTTTTTCatcagaaaaaagaaaagaaaaatcactcTAGTGAAGCATGCCACATCCCAAAATACTGTCCATGAGATGCACCCAAACGAAACGATTTGTTAGACAAAATACATACCCAGAGCATGGGGGTCCATTGTTAGTACCAGAACATCTTCTCCTAGTTCGAGAATCAGAAACTTTCCTTTATCGATTAGTACAAGGCCGTTAAGTTTTTAGACATGCAAAGTCTAGACAAGTTTGCATAATTGCAGCAAATTAGAAATTGATTTCATTTACCTGTGTAGATTCCCTTTACTTCGACGAATGGTTATCCTGTGATGTACTTCAGAAAGACTTGGGTCCAATGCCGGCTGAGATATATCTAGTCTTTCAGATTCCACAATTTTCAAGTACCTAAAACGGAAACCATTACATGACTCATCTCATcgtataataaatatttggaatCACGATAgccaacaatttaaaatattccAAAAGAACAATTACTACTCAAGAGCAATTTTAAGTAGATCCCTCGAAGAAATCTGCAGCCTATTAACAAGAAAAATTATCCTGAAAATGTAAACCTTCCAGGATGAAAATTATCAATGCCCAAATCTTCATCCCAAAGAAATATATAATCATAAGCAGAAACCACATCCGGGTGCATAAAACGCTTTGCAAACCACctgataaatataaaagtaatgttAATAAGAAGCATACTGCAGTTTATCGTTAAGAGGTCAAGGCAAATGTGGATCAGTTCAAACCTTACCATTTTGTTTGATGATTAGCAACTATATGGATTGCACTATCACTCCACTCAAAATCATGCCAGTCGTTGACATTACCATCGTAATGGAATAAAATAACTGTAAAATTCTCTGAAAAGAACTGAACACATAAAAATGAGATGAAGATAATCTAGCACAAGAAGTGCTCAACAGGGAAGAGATGTCGGGATACCTTATTAACAATGTCGTCGACATTTTTCTTCTGTTTAATGCCAACAGCCATAGCAAGCAAATTTTTACGAGGCTGGTCATCCTTCTGCAAAAGCAAGATTATCAACAATCATGATAAGTTTGTAACTATGCTTTGTCTAAATCAACACAAAAACAGAAATTATTCCTCTAAGAAGCGGAGAAGTATAAATTAGATCTAATAAACAGACTAGAAGTGCTTCTACGAAGTTTACTGCTTATCATAAATtgaaacataaataaacaacattACCAACTAATTTGATGAGCAAACTCAACAGCATATGAAAATTAAAGGGAGTAGGAGCACTCATATTACAAGATGAACACTAAAAATAACATAGCTAAAGCAGGACAATAACCTGTAGATTCGAACTCTTTGTAAGCCACAAAGGCTTCAATTCCAAGTCAGATTGTGATTCTATGATACCTTGAGGTAAATAACcaatttttacagcttctgtgGTGTCCTCCTCCTGAATTATCAAACAAATTAACAGTGTTTAAGTAACACACTAATcaatcacataaaaataaaagcttGCTAACTCTAAAACCAACATTATAAGATGACACAAAAAGCTCTTACCACCATGGAATCAAAAGGATGAGATATTGATACCATCTGCAGATTAAATCAACAATGATCAAGCTGGATATATATcaaaaagcagaaaaaaaacaaacactttAAAAAAACACTTGCTGAATAACAAATCAAATGTACCTCTTCTTGTGTCTGTTGGAATTTTGTCAACTTATACACAACGAAGAACATTACTACAGCCATAACCATAAAACATGATTTGGGTTTCATTTTACAAGCATTCCCTGAAACCATCCCAACATTATCAAATCCATAGCACAATTATAACACCAGTTaaattcaacaaaagaaaacaacaaacctTACTCCTTTTCCAAAGTAGTTGAACCATCACAACTGCTcccaagaaaacaaacaaacaacattgGAAAACGAAATACGTCAAATGTCTCAACATCAAACAACATTAAATATAGGCAATAGATTAAAataagattatatattttttttaaaaaaaaaacacattttggGATTGAATTCAATAGTGAAACCAAAACATGCATGAAAATTCACAGAAAAAACTCAAGTAAGAATGGATAGAGAGCAAGAGAAAGACCTGGGCTTGACGAGGGAGAGAAGAAGCCATTACAATGGATCAGAGAACTCGGTCCGATGTCTtcgaagaagagagagagagagagagagagagagaagagaagaggaggAGGTGCATGGGGGGAGGTGATGACGGGTGGCGCTCTGTTTCCATTTATTTATGCGAAAATTGAGGCTTTTGGTCAAATACTCATATTTCTTTGTCTCTTTCTTTGATACGTGTTTCATGGCCCTTGATTCCgtcctttttaattattattattattattattattaaaaaaataatattatcttaGTGATTCTTCCTAtttcatgaaaattttcttttaaatttttttattataaatgagTACATAAAATTTCATGAATTTTCATTCAGAAATGCTCATCTAATTTATATCTAATCGAATAGGTACAGTGGTTGAATCAACCAACTAAACTAACTATTAAATAGCAATTATACATTATGTACTTTGTGGTGGAAAAATATGGGTACGTACATTTTCTAACAAATTTATTATGGTAAGATACATCGAGATTCAATTATTATTGTGAGATATAGTTAACTGTTTGAATCTAATTTGAAAGGAATATgagttactattttttttaatctagttgggtttttaaaatttttatattgtcAAAAATTAATATCTTACTTCTCTGCAGCTCCCAAAGATTTGAGAGTGAAGCTAGATGATTTGATTTCTTCTATTAGGCAAGTTTAGAGTTTATTGGACCTCATTCTAAGGGGGTGAAGGGGGTTCCTGCGATCGAGGTGGTCCAGGATGTCAGTCGGGAGTAGTCATTGTGTGTGATTTGGGTTAGGAGTAGACtcgttgtttttcttttcttttatctttttgtttcaCATTTAGTGGAAGTGTTGTTGtactcttttgttgtttttctattaatgcacatggtttatccactttttttcaaaaaaaaattattatattttaaattatttattttgaaatttaaatttataaaaaatcaccAAATAATCAATAGGTTGGAAAGGATGGAGCAGGTTCGGCCCCCACTATATGCATTGTAAGACTTTTACCTTACAAACACATTTtgtaatgtaaatcaattttttttaaaaaaaaatattataaatttactgTGAATTGTTCTTTACCACTTATTtggaaacaaaatttaaattgaatatTCCAATATTATCATCTCTATAACACATGAGTGACAAATCATTTTTCTCTAAAGAAATTGAGACATAAGTCCtatgataataattattgaaaatttgtgatttattcatatttattaaaaaattaatattaatttaaaaaataagtaaaataataatcttaCCATGTTAGTTATTCTCTCcggtttgaaattcaaatttggtcccaatcataatatatatatattcattaaattatctttgctttatatttaatttaaaaaaattatcttttttaattatctggttgattataaataaaaggaaaa
This window encodes:
- the LOC120275303 gene encoding uncharacterized protein LOC120275303 isoform X3, with protein sequence MKPKSCFMVMAVVMFFVVYKLTKFQQTQEEMVSISHPFDSMVEEDTTEAVKIGYLPQGIIESQSDLELKPLWLTKSSNLQKDDQPRKNLLAMAVGIKQKKNVDDIVNKFFSENFTVILFHYDGNVNDWHDFEWSDSAIHIVANHQTKWWFAKRFMHPDVVSAYDYIFLWDEDLGIDNFHPGRYLKIVESERLDISQPALDPSLSEVHHRITIRRSKGNLHRKVSDSRTRRRCSGTNNGPPCSGFVEGMAPVFSRPAWRCVWHLIQNDLIHGWGIDYKLGYCAQGDRTKRVGVIDSEYVVHQGVKTLGGFSEEQNTFLRRVQTSKEKEC
- the LOC120275303 gene encoding uncharacterized protein LOC120275303 isoform X1 translates to MKPKSCFMVMAVVMFFVVYKLTKFQQTQEEMVSISHPFDSMVEEDTTEAVKIGYLPQGIIESQSDLELKPLWLTKSSNLQKDDQPRKNLLAMAVGIKQKKNVDDIVNKFFSENFTVILFHYDGNVNDWHDFEWSDSAIHIVANHQTKWWFAKRFMHPDVVSAYDYIFLWDEDLGIDNFHPGRYLKIVESERLDISQPALDPSLSEVHHRITIRRSKGNLHRKVSDSRTRRRCSGTNNGPPCSGFVEGMAPVFSRPAWRCVWHLIQNDLIHGWGIDYKLGYCAQGDRTKRVGVIDSEYVVHQGVKTLGGFSEEQNTFLRRVQTSKGMIIQNQPQKKSVDQSMHRIKVRKQATLELQKFQDRWDRAIKDDENWVDPFQPHEGGSEDQVLAKKT
- the LOC120275303 gene encoding uncharacterized protein LOC120275303 isoform X2 is translated as MKPKSCFMVMAVVMFFVVYKLTKFQQTQEEMVSISHPFDSMVEEDTTEAVKIGYLPQGIIESQSDLELKPLWLTKSSNLQKDDQPRKNLLAMAVGIKQKKNVDDIVNKFFSENFTVILFHYDGNVNDWHDFEWSDSAIHIVANHQTKWWFAKRFMHPDVVSAYDYIFLWDEDLGIDNFHPGRYLKIVESERLDISQPALDPSLSEVHHRITIRRSKGNLHRFVEGMAPVFSRPAWRCVWHLIQNDLIHGWGIDYKLGYCAQGDRTKRVGVIDSEYVVHQGVKTLGGFSEEQNTFLRRVQTSKGMIIQNQPQKKSVDQSMHRIKVRKQATLELQKFQDRWDRAIKDDENWVDPFQPHEGGSEDQVLAKKT